The following proteins are encoded in a genomic region of Gimesia sp.:
- a CDS encoding SufE family protein: MNEKIITIDELLEEFDFLGDWEERCDFLIDLGFELPPMPETEKTEANRVHGCQSMVWLTTGLQESEGRKVLRINADSDALIVKGLIAVLLAIYQNRTPDEVLKIDVKDYFSRLQLDKYLSTQRKNGLMGMVERVQQEARVLAEQN, translated from the coding sequence ATGAATGAGAAAATAATCACCATTGATGAGTTGCTTGAGGAGTTTGATTTTCTTGGTGACTGGGAAGAGCGTTGCGACTTTCTGATCGATCTCGGTTTTGAACTGCCGCCGATGCCCGAGACTGAGAAAACCGAAGCCAACCGCGTGCACGGCTGTCAGAGTATGGTCTGGTTGACGACGGGCCTGCAGGAATCCGAGGGCCGCAAGGTGTTACGCATCAATGCAGACAGCGATGCCCTGATCGTCAAAGGTCTGATTGCGGTTCTGCTGGCGATCTATCAGAACCGGACGCCTGATGAAGTGCTTAAGATCGATGTGAAGGATTATTTCTCCCGTCTGCAACTGGATAAATATCTCAGCACGCAGCGCAAAAACGGGTTGATGGGCATGGTCGAACGGGTTCAACAGGAAGCCCGCGTGCTCGCCGAGCAGAACTAA
- a CDS encoding DUF1570 domain-containing protein, whose product MSTCLQSFLFCLRGVSLFCLLAVPVCAKPPSLIELKTEDQVFTGKSLIHDHDVSWMVDQTGMLSKVPLKKVTSFRRVASEFQTLSLSEMKKQLQDEFGPLFEVTTTRHYLVCAPRGKARAYANVFEELYQSFSHYFALRGYQVKTPEFMMVAVIFPDQQQFFEYCRKDGVRAGQGLLGYYHPYTNRTALFDQNAAPTVGELEQTQSGTQLTYSRISNSGKNLTEALRDTMIHEATHQLAFNTGLHSRIGDNPRWVVEGLATTFESDELRSHTGGKADSTSRINRDRLIWFMNYSHTRRKQDSLRSFIREDNLFKTSTLDAYAESWALTFFLVETQPARYARYLKQVAQRDPLKPYTADARERDFQKAFKTNLRSLEVDYLKFMDQLAESLVKQSRP is encoded by the coding sequence ATGTCAACCTGCCTGCAATCATTCCTGTTCTGTCTCAGAGGCGTCAGTCTCTTCTGCCTGCTGGCAGTGCCTGTCTGTGCCAAACCTCCTTCCTTGATCGAACTTAAGACCGAAGACCAGGTCTTTACAGGAAAATCTCTGATTCATGACCACGACGTGAGCTGGATGGTCGATCAGACGGGCATGTTATCAAAAGTTCCTTTGAAAAAAGTAACCTCGTTCCGCAGGGTGGCATCCGAGTTCCAAACGCTTTCTCTTTCCGAGATGAAAAAACAGCTGCAGGACGAATTCGGACCATTGTTTGAAGTCACGACGACCCGGCATTACCTGGTCTGTGCCCCACGCGGAAAAGCACGCGCCTATGCCAACGTGTTTGAGGAACTTTATCAGTCGTTCAGTCATTACTTCGCCTTGCGTGGCTACCAGGTGAAAACTCCCGAATTCATGATGGTGGCGGTGATCTTTCCGGATCAGCAGCAGTTCTTCGAATACTGTCGCAAAGATGGTGTCCGCGCGGGGCAGGGTTTACTGGGTTACTATCACCCTTATACAAACCGGACGGCACTGTTCGATCAGAACGCAGCTCCCACAGTCGGAGAATTGGAACAGACGCAGAGCGGCACACAACTCACATATTCCCGGATCTCCAACAGTGGCAAGAATCTGACCGAGGCACTACGGGATACCATGATCCATGAAGCGACGCATCAGCTCGCCTTCAATACCGGTCTCCATTCGCGGATTGGCGATAATCCCCGCTGGGTTGTAGAAGGCCTGGCGACTACTTTCGAGTCCGACGAACTCCGTTCACACACGGGAGGTAAAGCGGACTCCACTTCCCGCATCAACCGGGATCGGTTGATCTGGTTCATGAATTATTCCCACACCCGACGCAAACAGGATTCCCTGCGTTCCTTCATCCGGGAAGATAATTTATTTAAAACATCGACACTGGATGCGTACGCCGAATCCTGGGCGCTCACATTTTTCCTGGTGGAAACACAACCGGCCCGCTATGCACGCTACCTGAAACAGGTTGCCCAGCGCGATCCGCTTAAGCCCTATACGGCAGATGCCCGGGAACGCGATTTTCAGAAGGCGTTTAAAACGAATCTGCGTTCGCTCGAAGTCGACTACCTGAAATTCATGGACCAACTCGCAGAGAGTTTGGTCAAACAGAGTCGCCCCTGA